A section of the Methanocaldococcus sp. FS406-22 genome encodes:
- a CDS encoding COG1361 S-layer family protein, whose protein sequence is MKGLKNLFIIFLFLFLLTNSFAYITFKNIDYKAQYLEPSKTYDLYITIESDKEINNTIIYIKPYNSISKENIKIIKGEQWIGHLFPYEYGVAHFIIKVSPNATNYDYEMVVYCNYTKDNQQYSENRIFTLPVRGKANLIITSNNNILKVGTNKILLLLTNKGTGVAENIKVEFQNSDNLVILGDNTFIIPSLNPETSTYVPLTIFAKKEGIYSLNYKITYKNPYDLLELTQKSETINGDSKTETLTYQNKNIVEETGILTFNVFPYNSISINIKNPTITVGKIENLTISIKNNYKDSLFVVQINKYFVGDNQKIVFIKKGETKNVTFKIKVDKEGIIGIPITVYFDNNQIEENLTINVVGKADLVLSGIDVESSFDDVKITGDIDNIGTGKAKSVLIYVIKTKNIIPKKPYENYFVGTLNPDDYGSFELHCQINGTVSEIPIKITYRDENNNLIAIYKTIKIDREVISLKNNNKGGINYIVVGIGVLFCIGVIYLIYRGFARKRVES, encoded by the coding sequence ATGAAAGGATTGAAAAACCTATTTATTATCTTTTTGTTTTTATTTCTTTTAACTAACTCTTTTGCTTATATAACATTCAAAAATATTGATTATAAAGCTCAATACTTAGAACCATCAAAAACTTATGATTTATACATAACGATTGAATCAGATAAAGAAATTAACAATACTATCATATATATAAAACCATATAATTCCATATCCAAAGAAAATATCAAAATTATTAAAGGAGAACAATGGATTGGACATCTTTTCCCTTACGAATATGGAGTAGCTCACTTTATAATAAAAGTTAGCCCTAATGCAACAAATTACGATTATGAAATGGTTGTTTATTGTAACTATACAAAAGATAATCAACAATACTCTGAAAATAGAATCTTTACCCTTCCAGTGAGAGGAAAGGCAAATTTAATTATAACGTCCAATAACAATATCTTAAAAGTAGGAACTAATAAAATTCTTTTACTACTGACAAATAAAGGGACTGGAGTAGCTGAGAATATCAAAGTAGAGTTTCAAAATTCAGATAATTTAGTAATTTTAGGGGATAACACTTTTATAATACCTTCTTTAAATCCAGAAACCTCCACTTATGTTCCACTAACAATATTTGCTAAAAAAGAAGGAATTTACTCTCTAAATTATAAAATAACCTACAAAAATCCTTATGACTTATTAGAACTGACTCAAAAATCAGAGACAATAAATGGGGACTCAAAAACTGAAACTCTAACCTATCAAAACAAAAATATAGTTGAAGAGACAGGAATCTTAACCTTCAATGTATTTCCATATAATTCAATTTCAATAAATATTAAAAATCCAACGATTACAGTTGGAAAGATAGAAAATCTAACAATTTCAATAAAAAATAATTATAAAGATTCTCTCTTTGTAGTTCAGATAAACAAATACTTTGTAGGAGATAATCAAAAAATAGTATTTATTAAAAAAGGAGAGACAAAAAATGTAACTTTCAAAATAAAAGTTGATAAAGAAGGAATAATAGGGATTCCTATAACTGTATATTTTGATAATAACCAAATAGAGGAAAATCTAACAATAAATGTTGTAGGAAAGGCAGATTTAGTTTTAAGTGGAATTGATGTAGAAAGCTCGTTTGATGATGTTAAAATAACTGGAGATATAGACAATATCGGAACTGGAAAGGCAAAGAGCGTCTTAATATATGTAATAAAAACAAAAAATATCATTCCAAAAAAACCTTATGAAAACTACTTTGTAGGGACGTTAAATCCCGATGATTATGGAAGTTTTGAATTACACTGCCAAATCAATGGAACTGTAAGTGAAATTCCAATTAAAATAACCTATAGAGATGAAAATAACAATTTAATAGCCATTTATAAGACAATAAAAATTGACAGAGAAGTTATTTCCTTAAAAAATAACAATAAAGGGGGTATTAACTATATTGTGGTAGGAATAGGGGTTTTATTCTGCATTGGAGTAATATATTTGATTTATAGAGGGTTTGCAAGGAAAAGGGTGGAATCATGA
- a CDS encoding Yip1 family protein: MQIIEALTNPDAFFKKLSQKEVSLKEPFLIVLIFSILIAISAYISTSAIYKIFPPQYQQMMAFVKIIGLISSFVGGIVSWLIIAGVMYLISMAFKGKGSFKKTLSFTGYGFLPNIIGALITIPIAYYFLSQVHVQPLTIAQMQNPVIVQMAIKQIIPKTLIYTNTIIGFGITLWNLYIWTYAIKYARNLDLKKAFITALIPTIIFGLYQLYSVIKFL; encoded by the coding sequence ATGCAGATAATAGAGGCTTTAACAAATCCAGATGCTTTCTTTAAAAAACTATCTCAAAAAGAAGTTTCTCTAAAAGAGCCATTTTTAATTGTTCTAATTTTCTCTATACTAATAGCAATCTCTGCCTATATATCAACTTCAGCAATATATAAAATCTTCCCACCACAATATCAACAGATGATGGCTTTTGTAAAAATTATTGGATTGATATCATCATTTGTTGGAGGAATTGTCTCATGGTTGATTATAGCAGGGGTTATGTATCTTATATCAATGGCTTTTAAAGGAAAAGGAAGCTTTAAGAAAACTCTTTCCTTCACTGGATATGGATTTCTACCAAATATAATTGGAGCTTTAATAACAATTCCTATTGCTTATTACTTTCTATCACAAGTTCATGTTCAACCATTAACTATAGCTCAAATGCAAAATCCAGTAATTGTTCAAATGGCTATAAAGCAGATAATCCCTAAAACTTTAATATACACCAACACAATAATTGGCTTTGGTATTACCCTATGGAATTTATATATATGGACTTATGCAATTAAATATGCAAGAAACTTGGACTTAAAGAAGGCATTTATAACAGCTCTAATTCCAACAATAATATTTGGTTTATATCAACTATACAGTGTAATAAAATTCTTATAA
- a CDS encoding stage II sporulation protein M — protein sequence MKRLDVILLILAALLFIFGLVPALIMNINYGDKNNLKDENCIILSKFTPAPLTLILTNNLKVIFLMLAGAITFGLSTFINLIYNGFNLGLLVSDTYNSGMPVKLILALILPHGIFEIPAILISAVAGFKIPYEIVLYLLDKKEKPIANEDIREFLKLAIISIILIVIAAFIEVYITPKIANYLLT from the coding sequence ATGAAAAGACTTGATGTGATATTGTTAATTTTAGCTGCTCTACTATTTATTTTTGGATTAGTTCCAGCTTTGATAATGAATATTAACTATGGTGATAAAAATAATCTAAAAGATGAAAATTGTATAATTTTATCTAAATTTACCCCAGCACCTTTAACTTTAATACTAACTAACAACTTAAAAGTTATTTTCCTAATGTTAGCTGGAGCAATAACCTTCGGTTTATCCACTTTTATAAACCTAATATACAATGGATTTAATCTTGGTTTATTGGTTTCTGATACCTATAACAGCGGAATGCCTGTAAAATTAATCTTAGCTTTAATACTTCCACATGGAATATTCGAAATTCCAGCCATATTGATATCAGCAGTAGCAGGCTTTAAAATTCCTTATGAGATAGTTCTTTATCTCTTAGATAAGAAAGAAAAACCAATAGCTAATGAAGATATTAGAGAATTCTTAAAATTAGCAATAATATCAATAATTCTAATAGTTATAGCCGCTTTTATAGAAGTTTATATTACTCCAAAGATAGCCAACTACCTACTAACATAA